A DNA window from Pseudomonas sp. B21-056 contains the following coding sequences:
- a CDS encoding flagellar hook-length control protein FliK — MPVTPNTLLQATAQAKPQAAVNPPAAAPDLGTRASSFAQVFAQQAPVKSSSSPEPSMKPVRDKPDNSVKKDAGDETAAAPEPTVADSGKALPADKPVKADDTADNDDNAASDTENPVADAAPADPAVDPMLPPEVVAPVVQADVVPVPVVDAATVPQVAATVAAPVVPLAVAAQAAPPVDPEFDPDADPLDALPALRLAMEQGGHVSATSQSKTVTPAPLDGEPTSAQTFAAGMASMLTVQADQNSTGPGSQGGEKAFSGLIGEGLKDLGSATSDTRVDDFANRLAALTQAATPKTANAVPVNQPIAMNQSGWTEEVVNRVMYLSSVNLKAADIQLQPAELGRLDIRVNMVPDQQTQVTFMSAHTGVREALEGQLHRLRDSFAQQGMGQVDVNVSDQSRGSQNQNQQAQQQAQAGRTSSSGGRVDSADEHLPASVAEVAAATTSVIGTSAVDYYA; from the coding sequence ATGCCCGTTACGCCCAATACACTGCTTCAGGCCACTGCCCAGGCCAAGCCGCAGGCCGCCGTCAATCCGCCGGCAGCGGCTCCGGACCTCGGCACTAGAGCCTCCAGCTTCGCTCAGGTCTTCGCCCAGCAGGCGCCCGTCAAATCCTCGTCGTCCCCTGAGCCATCCATGAAGCCGGTGCGCGATAAGCCCGACAACAGCGTCAAAAAGGACGCTGGTGATGAAACGGCTGCCGCCCCGGAGCCGACGGTTGCCGATAGCGGCAAAGCCTTGCCTGCCGACAAGCCGGTCAAGGCCGATGACACGGCTGACAATGACGACAATGCCGCCTCCGACACCGAAAACCCGGTGGCGGACGCGGCGCCTGCCGATCCTGCCGTCGACCCGATGTTGCCGCCGGAGGTGGTTGCGCCTGTGGTTCAAGCCGACGTGGTGCCCGTGCCTGTGGTGGACGCCGCGACGGTGCCGCAAGTAGCGGCTACGGTGGCGGCCCCGGTCGTTCCGCTGGCTGTGGCAGCCCAGGCTGCGCCGCCGGTGGATCCGGAATTCGACCCCGATGCCGATCCGCTCGATGCCTTGCCGGCGTTGCGACTGGCGATGGAGCAGGGCGGCCACGTTTCCGCTACCAGCCAGTCGAAGACAGTCACCCCCGCTCCGCTCGACGGTGAGCCGACGTCGGCCCAGACATTTGCCGCCGGCATGGCAAGCATGCTCACCGTGCAAGCCGACCAGAACAGTACCGGCCCTGGCAGCCAGGGTGGGGAAAAGGCCTTCAGTGGCCTGATCGGCGAGGGGCTCAAGGATCTGGGCTCGGCTACCAGCGACACCCGCGTGGATGATTTCGCCAACCGCCTGGCGGCACTGACCCAGGCCGCTACGCCCAAGACCGCCAATGCGGTGCCGGTCAACCAGCCCATCGCCATGAACCAGAGTGGCTGGACCGAAGAGGTGGTCAACCGGGTGATGTACCTGTCGAGCGTCAATCTCAAGGCAGCCGACATCCAGTTGCAACCCGCTGAACTCGGTCGCCTGGACATCCGGGTGAACATGGTGCCGGATCAACAGACCCAAGTGACGTTCATGAGTGCCCACACCGGCGTTCGCGAAGCCCTCGAAGGCCAGTTGCATCGCTTGCGGGACAGTTTCGCCCAGCAGGGCATGGGCCAGGTCGACGTCAACGTGTCCGATCAGTCCCGTGGCTCGCAGAACCAGAACCAGCAGGCGCAGCAGCAGGCCCAGGCCGGACGGACGTCGTCATCCGGTGGACGGGTGGATTCGGCAGATGAACACCTGCCGGCCAGCGTTGCTGAAGTGGCGGCCGCTACCACCAGCGTCATTGGTACCAGCGCGGTCGATTACTACGCCTGA
- the flhB gene encoding flagellar biosynthesis protein FlhB: MAESESGQDKTEDPTEKRKRESREKGEIARSKELNTLVVMLAGAGGLLIYGGGLALDLLEIMRLNFSLPREVLLSPGAMAQYLLHSGKIAIGAVQPILIFLLLAAFIGPISLGGWLFAAGSLAPKFSRMNPMAGLKRMFSTSALMELLKAFGKFLLVLSVALAVLQSDIDDVLRIAHEPLEQAIIHSVQLVGWSTLWMACGLILIAAIDVPIQLYQSKQKLMMTKQEVRDEYKDSEGKPEVKQRIRQLQHEVSQRRMMAAIPTADVVITNPTHYAVALKYDPEKGNAPVLLAKGSDFLALKIREIAVANEVMLLESPALARSIYYSTELDQEIPGGLYLAVAQVLAYVYQIRQHRAGKGKRPDPLKDLPIPPDLRRDPE, translated from the coding sequence ATGGCCGAGAGCGAGAGTGGCCAGGACAAGACAGAAGACCCTACGGAAAAGCGCAAGCGCGAGTCCCGGGAGAAGGGCGAGATCGCGCGCTCCAAGGAGCTCAATACCCTTGTGGTGATGCTGGCCGGTGCTGGCGGGCTGCTGATCTATGGGGGTGGGTTGGCCCTGGACCTGCTGGAAATCATGCGCCTGAATTTCTCCCTGCCTCGCGAAGTGCTGCTCAGTCCGGGCGCCATGGCGCAATACCTGTTGCACTCGGGCAAGATCGCGATCGGGGCGGTGCAGCCGATCCTGATCTTCCTCCTGCTGGCTGCGTTCATCGGCCCGATTTCCCTGGGGGGGTGGTTGTTCGCAGCGGGTAGCCTGGCCCCCAAGTTCAGTCGGATGAATCCGATGGCGGGCCTCAAGCGCATGTTTTCCACCTCGGCCCTGATGGAACTGCTCAAGGCCTTCGGGAAATTCCTGCTGGTCCTGTCTGTGGCCTTGGCGGTGTTGCAGTCGGACATTGACGATGTGCTGCGCATCGCCCATGAGCCGTTGGAGCAGGCCATTATCCACAGCGTGCAACTGGTGGGCTGGAGCACCTTGTGGATGGCCTGCGGCCTGATCCTGATTGCTGCCATCGATGTGCCGATCCAGCTGTACCAGAGCAAGCAGAAGCTGATGATGACCAAGCAGGAGGTTCGCGACGAGTACAAAGATTCGGAGGGCAAACCGGAGGTCAAGCAGCGGATTCGCCAGTTGCAACATGAAGTATCCCAGCGACGGATGATGGCGGCGATTCCGACGGCCGACGTGGTCATCACCAACCCGACCCACTACGCCGTGGCGCTCAAATACGACCCGGAAAAGGGTAACGCCCCGGTATTGCTGGCCAAGGGCAGTGATTTCCTGGCGCTGAAAATCCGTGAGATTGCCGTGGCCAATGAAGTGATGCTGCTGGAGTCTCCGGCCCTGGCGCGGTCGATCTATTACTCCACCGAACTCGACCAGGAGATTCCTGGCGGCCTGTATCTGGCGGTGGCCCAGGTCCTGGCCTACGTCTACCAGATCCGCCAGCACCGCGCCGGCAAGGGCAAGCGCCCCGATCCGCTCAAGGACCTGCCGATCCCGCCGGACCTGCGCCGCGATCCTGAATAA
- the fliR gene encoding flagellar biosynthetic protein FliR encodes MSMLALTDTQIGSWVAAFVLPLFRVTAVLMSMPVFGTTLLPRRVRLYFALAITVVIVPGLPPMPQVHALDLSALMLVAEQILIGSLMGFSLQLFFQAFVVAGQIISIQMGMAFASMIDPTNGVNTAVIGQFLTMLVTLLFLAMNGHLVVFEVLTESFTTMPVGSAMLVNHFWEVAGKLGWVLGAAMVLVLPAITALLVVNIAFGVMTRAAPQLNIFSIGFPLTLVLGMVIFWVSLGDILNQYQPLATQALQLLRDMAQAR; translated from the coding sequence ATGTCGATGCTCGCGCTGACGGATACCCAGATCGGCTCCTGGGTGGCGGCTTTCGTCTTGCCGCTGTTTCGCGTCACCGCCGTGTTGATGAGCATGCCGGTCTTCGGTACGACCCTGCTGCCGAGGCGCGTGCGCCTGTATTTCGCACTGGCAATCACGGTGGTCATCGTGCCTGGGTTGCCACCGATGCCACAGGTTCATGCCCTGGACCTCAGTGCGCTGATGCTGGTGGCCGAACAGATTCTTATCGGGTCCTTGATGGGTTTTTCGCTGCAACTGTTTTTCCAGGCGTTCGTGGTGGCCGGGCAAATCATTTCGATTCAGATGGGCATGGCTTTCGCATCCATGATCGACCCTACGAACGGCGTTAATACGGCGGTGATCGGTCAGTTTCTGACGATGTTGGTGACGTTGCTGTTTCTCGCCATGAACGGACACCTGGTGGTATTCGAGGTGCTGACCGAGAGCTTCACCACGATGCCGGTTGGGAGTGCGATGCTGGTCAACCATTTCTGGGAGGTTGCCGGCAAGCTCGGCTGGGTCCTGGGGGCGGCGATGGTATTGGTGCTACCTGCGATCACGGCCTTGCTGGTGGTCAACATCGCATTTGGCGTGATGACCCGGGCGGCGCCGCAACTGAACATTTTTTCCATTGGCTTTCCGCTGACTCTTGTACTGGGCATGGTGATCTTCTGGGTCAGCCTGGGGGATATTCTCAATCAGTATCAGCCGCTGGCCACCCAGGCCTTGCAGCTGCTACGCGACATGGCACAGGCGCGCTGA
- the fliO gene encoding flagellar biosynthetic protein FliO: MLPFSVLAAEPASTAATASTAGSGMAGQLAQLVLGLLLVLGLIFFLAWLLRRVQQAGPAGKGQVIDIVGSRALGPRDRLVLVQVGNEQILLGLSPGTITALHVLKEPVQVPATDQATPEFAQRLMELLGKDQKDKK; this comes from the coding sequence ATGCTGCCATTCAGCGTTCTGGCGGCCGAGCCCGCGAGCACCGCGGCCACTGCCTCGACGGCCGGCAGCGGCATGGCCGGACAACTGGCGCAATTGGTGCTCGGCTTGTTGCTGGTGCTGGGGTTGATTTTCTTTCTCGCCTGGCTGCTGCGGCGCGTGCAGCAGGCGGGGCCCGCCGGCAAGGGGCAGGTCATCGACATCGTCGGCTCCCGCGCGCTCGGCCCGCGGGACCGGCTGGTGCTGGTGCAGGTCGGCAACGAACAGATTCTGCTGGGCCTGAGCCCGGGCACCATTACTGCGTTGCATGTCCTCAAGGAGCCGGTGCAGGTGCCCGCCACCGACCAGGCCACCCCCGAATTTGCCCAGCGCCTCATGGAACTGTTGGGTAAAGATCAGAAGGATAAGAAGTAA
- the fliM gene encoding flagellar motor switch protein FliM, with product MAVQDLLSQDEIDALLHGVDDGLVQTENAAEPGSVKSYDLTSQDRIVRGRMPTLEMINERFARYTRISMFNMLRRSADVAVGGVQVMKFGEYVHSLYVPTSLNLVKIKPLRGTALFILDAKLVFKLVDNFFGGDGRHAKIEGREFTPTELRVVRMVLEQAFVDLKEAWQAIMEVNFEYINSEVNPAMANIVGPSEAIVVSTFHIELDGGGGDLHVTMPYSMIEPVREMLDAGFQSDLDDQDERWINALRQDVLDVDVPIGATVARRQLRLRDILHMQPGDIIPVEMPEDMIMRANGVPAFKVKMGSHKGNLALQVIEPIERR from the coding sequence ATGGCCGTGCAGGACCTGTTGTCCCAGGACGAAATCGACGCGCTGTTGCACGGCGTCGACGACGGCCTGGTACAGACCGAAAACGCTGCTGAACCGGGCAGCGTCAAAAGCTACGACCTGACCAGCCAGGATCGCATCGTTCGCGGACGCATGCCGACCCTGGAGATGATCAACGAACGTTTTGCCCGCTATACCCGCATCAGCATGTTCAACATGCTGCGTCGTTCCGCCGATGTGGCGGTCGGTGGCGTGCAGGTGATGAAGTTCGGGGAGTACGTGCACTCGCTGTATGTACCCACCAGCCTCAACCTGGTGAAGATCAAACCGTTGCGTGGCACCGCGCTGTTTATCCTCGATGCCAAGCTGGTATTCAAGCTGGTGGACAACTTCTTCGGCGGTGACGGTCGTCACGCCAAGATCGAGGGGCGTGAGTTCACCCCGACCGAGCTGCGGGTCGTACGCATGGTGCTGGAGCAGGCTTTCGTCGATCTGAAGGAAGCCTGGCAGGCGATCATGGAAGTGAACTTCGAGTACATCAACTCGGAAGTGAACCCGGCCATGGCCAACATCGTCGGTCCGAGCGAAGCCATCGTGGTATCGACTTTCCACATCGAGCTCGATGGCGGCGGCGGGGACCTGCACGTGACCATGCCGTACTCGATGATCGAGCCGGTGCGCGAAATGCTCGACGCCGGTTTCCAATCGGACCTCGACGATCAGGACGAGCGCTGGATCAATGCCTTGCGCCAGGACGTGCTGGATGTCGATGTGCCGATCGGCGCGACGGTTGCCCGGCGTCAGTTGCGCCTGCGGGACATCCTGCACATGCAGCCGGGGGACATCATTCCCGTCGAAATGCCCGAAGACATGATCATGCGCGCCAATGGCGTACCGGCCTTCAAGGTCAAGATGGGTTCTCACAAAGGCAACCTGGCGTTGCAGGTGATCGAGCCGATCGAACGCCGCTGA
- the fliQ gene encoding flagellar biosynthesis protein FliQ, translating to MTPEVAVDLFREALWLTTVMVAILVVPSLLVGLLVAMFQAATQINEQTLSFLPRLLVMLVTLIVAGPWLVQTFMEYILRLYGSIPQLIG from the coding sequence ATGACTCCTGAAGTAGCGGTAGACCTGTTCCGCGAAGCGCTCTGGCTGACCACCGTCATGGTCGCCATCCTGGTGGTCCCCAGTCTGCTGGTGGGCCTGCTGGTGGCGATGTTCCAGGCCGCGACCCAGATCAACGAACAGACCCTGAGCTTTCTGCCGCGCCTGCTGGTCATGCTGGTGACGCTGATCGTCGCCGGGCCCTGGCTGGTGCAAACCTTCATGGAATACATCCTGCGGCTGTACGGCAGTATTCCGCAGTTGATCGGCTGA
- the fliL gene encoding flagellar basal body-associated protein FliL, with translation MAKSEAAAVKDPATKGKLKMIILIVVGVLLAIGVSVGATWYFMHSAQSKPAAVVEAAPVGKQPAIFEPMAPAFVANYTQNGRQRYMQVSITLLGRNQADLEALRVHMPLIRNNLVMLFSGQNFDTLATPVGQEMLRQKATASVQEVAQKELGKVVIEQLLFTNFVLQ, from the coding sequence ATGGCGAAGAGCGAAGCAGCAGCTGTAAAGGACCCCGCAACCAAAGGCAAACTCAAGATGATCATCCTGATCGTGGTGGGTGTGCTCCTGGCCATCGGTGTGTCCGTGGGGGCGACCTGGTATTTCATGCACAGCGCTCAAAGCAAGCCGGCGGCGGTGGTCGAGGCTGCGCCTGTGGGCAAGCAGCCGGCGATTTTCGAGCCCATGGCGCCAGCATTTGTCGCCAACTACACCCAGAATGGCCGTCAACGCTACATGCAGGTCAGCATCACTTTGCTGGGTCGTAACCAGGCGGACCTGGAAGCACTGCGGGTGCACATGCCGCTGATCCGCAACAATCTGGTGATGCTGTTCTCCGGACAGAATTTCGACACCCTGGCCACCCCGGTCGGCCAGGAAATGCTCCGTCAGAAAGCCACGGCCAGCGTGCAGGAAGTGGCTCAGAAAGAGCTCGGCAAAGTGGTGATCGAACAGTTGCTCTTCACTAACTTCGTATTGCAGTAG
- the fliN gene encoding flagellar motor switch protein FliN yields the protein MANDMNNQDDQSLADEWAAALEEAGETGQDDIDALLAADTGASSSNRLQMEEFGSAPKNNEQVSLDGPNLDVILDIPVSISMEVGSTDINIRNLLQLNQGSVIELDRLAGEPLDVLVNGTLIAHGEVVVVNEKFGIRLTDVISPSERIKKLR from the coding sequence ATGGCTAATGATATGAACAACCAGGACGACCAGTCGCTGGCCGATGAGTGGGCTGCCGCCCTGGAAGAAGCCGGTGAAACCGGGCAGGACGACATCGACGCCTTGCTGGCCGCCGACACGGGTGCCAGTTCGTCCAATCGCCTGCAGATGGAGGAGTTTGGCAGCGCGCCGAAAAACAACGAACAGGTGTCGCTGGACGGGCCGAACCTGGATGTGATTCTCGACATCCCGGTGTCGATTTCCATGGAAGTGGGTAGCACCGACATTAACATCCGTAACCTGTTGCAACTCAACCAGGGCTCGGTGATCGAGCTGGATCGCCTGGCTGGTGAGCCGCTGGACGTGCTGGTCAACGGTACCCTGATCGCCCATGGCGAAGTGGTGGTGGTCAACGAGAAGTTCGGCATTCGCCTGACGGACGTGATCAGCCCGAGCGAACGCATCAAGAAGCTGCGCTGA
- the fliP gene encoding flagellar type III secretion system pore protein FliP (The bacterial flagellar biogenesis protein FliP forms a type III secretion system (T3SS)-type pore required for flagellar assembly.): MPLRILLALALMLAAPLAFAADPLSIPAITLGTNAQGAQEYSVSLQILLIMTALSFIPAFVMLMTSFTRIIIVFSILRQALGLQQTPSNQILTGMALFLTMFIMAPVFDRVNQDALQPYLAEKLSAQDAVAKAEVPIKDFMLAQTRSSDLELFMRLSKRTDIASADQAPLTILVPAFVTSELKTAFQIGFMIFIPFLIIDLVVASILMAMGMMMLSPLIISLPFKIMLFVLVDGWALIIGTLAGSFGGV; this comes from the coding sequence ATGCCGTTGCGCATTCTGTTGGCGCTGGCCCTGATGCTGGCCGCGCCGTTGGCGTTCGCCGCCGATCCGTTGTCGATCCCGGCCATCACCCTCGGTACCAATGCCCAAGGAGCCCAGGAATACTCGGTCAGCCTGCAGATCCTGCTGATCATGACCGCGCTGAGTTTCATCCCGGCGTTCGTCATGCTGATGACCAGTTTTACCCGGATCATCATCGTCTTTTCGATCCTGCGCCAGGCCCTGGGTCTGCAGCAGACGCCATCGAACCAGATCCTTACCGGCATGGCGCTGTTCCTGACCATGTTCATCATGGCCCCGGTGTTCGACCGGGTGAACCAGGATGCGCTGCAGCCCTACCTGGCGGAAAAACTCAGCGCCCAGGACGCGGTGGCCAAGGCCGAGGTGCCGATCAAGGACTTCATGCTGGCCCAGACCCGCAGCAGCGACCTGGAGCTGTTCATGCGCCTGTCCAAGCGCACCGACATCGCCAGTGCCGACCAGGCGCCGCTGACCATCCTGGTGCCGGCGTTCGTGACGTCCGAACTGAAAACCGCGTTCCAGATCGGTTTCATGATTTTCATCCCGTTCCTGATCATCGACCTGGTGGTCGCCAGCATACTCATGGCGATGGGTATGATGATGCTGTCGCCACTGATCATTTCCTTGCCGTTCAAGATCATGCTGTTCGTGCTGGTGGATGGCTGGGCCTTGATCATCGGCACCCTGGCGGGCAGTTTCGGCGGTGTTTAG